Part of the Brachyhypopomus gauderio isolate BG-103 chromosome 17, BGAUD_0.2, whole genome shotgun sequence genome, CTCAATGATCTCCACGTTCTAGATCTTGGTAATAGAAATTTCAGCAGTCACTTGAGTAACTGTTATGACTCTTGAAGATAGTCCATCACTCGTATTCTGTTCTTTGATAAGGCTTCATGGAATACACTGCAGTGAAGTGCAACATGCCACCAATGGCTCGTGGGTAAGAATGTTCTCCAAATTAATAATTTATCTTTTCAAATCATGTATCCTTGATGGAAAATCAATAGGAATCCAAGTCGAGTTTTTTACTGAACTTAGTCTTATGTGCACTACAGCGGAGTGGACAATGGTCTAGGGCcaaaattttatgaaattccACCTACATACCTCTTGTGAAATGAATTTTTATCAGCCGAATGGGGCAGCTTTGTTCATTGTAATTGTCTGGGCCACGAGACTCCTAAGTACTGAACAGAATCCAAATGTCAATCTGATGATTCATGAGGctgttgggtgtttgtgtgggtggtcCAGGTTTCATGCTGCTCTGCCCGTGTCTGACAACAGGGTGCTGATCAGCGGAGGGTGCAGTGTTTTAGGGGCGTTACAAGATCTGCATCTCTTCAGTCTAGGTCAGCCACACCAACCTTCACCTCTCTGGCCTTTCGAAGAGCAAAGATGATGTGCCAAGGAGTTTCATTGCTTCAAATCCACTCCTGCAAGTCTTTGTATTTGCTGACTTGCAGATGTGTGCACTAATggtatttgtatatttattgcttgtggTTTTTGCAGATACCAACTCCTGGGTGTCTGTGGTGGCACCTCTGCTCTGTTCAAAGCCTCGTGCTGGCCACAGTCTGATTGGCCTGTGGAGTACTCCTGTCTCGGGGACAGGTGTGAGGGACCAAAAAGACTGTGGTTATACCCACCTATCCACTCAACACACAGTCTTGGTCTTTGGGGGTTCAGACTGTGCTGGAAGTTTCTACAATGATTCAGTCAAATGCATTGTGGAAATCCCCAATGTAGGGCAGACACAAAAGGAATGAGGTCAGGATGTATGGCTGATTAAATGAACAACTAGATTGCAGTTTTAGGTCTAAACTGTGacttttatacttttttttCCTCCCGCCCCCCCGTATTCTGGCAATGAGGAAcgttttttacattttctatgTTCATTTATTAATTTTCATATTTAAACAGCTGTTTTGCAGCTaaagttttttttatcatttattttcaaaaagGAAATGTGCCGAGCAATGGCATTTTCAGTATGACTGGTAACTGCAGAAATTAACAGGCTGGTTGTCATTTTTGTGcaataaatatattttgtcATGGCTGAAGTCACTCCCTGTGCCCATTTTTGCTTTCACTTTATAACCCTACTTTATACTCACAGGTGTTTAGGTATGTGGCTCTAGTTTAGAAATGTATTCTCTTTTAACCAGCAAAGAAGCTGGTTAAAAATACTTGAAAGTGAAAACGCATTTAAATGCATAAATGATTGCAGACCACGACTGTGGTTCAAGGAGACTGTTTCAATTAAACTTAGATTCGCAGGTCGTCAGGTGTATCTGGCTGACGAGCTGGATGAGATTCTTTGAAGGCTTCAAGTTCCAGCAGAGTCTCGTTAAGCTGTTTGATGGTGGGGAATTGATCAACATCCACTTTGAACCTTTTGCAAAGAGATGAGTAGATAAATTATGGGCATTATATAAAAACTTCAAAGTATTGGAAATGCACATGCGCACACTATCCCCACATTGCATTTCATACAAAGTAAAGCTTTTAAATGCCATTTGTTGTAGTTTGACTGTCGTACCTTTCAGCATTGTAGACCTGGGGCGCAAGGCAAATGTCCGCCATCGATATCTGCAGCACAGCAGGTTAACACACCTGTTTAAACCATGTTGATCCATCCCCACATACTTCATTCTACAGTCCTTGTATGAGTGACTTTTCTGTTATGCTGCTGTGTGTCCATGTCTCTGTTGACTTTGGTCTACACTATTATTTCTAATAATGAAAATTGTAAAGTTGGCATTCATCTGTACTTTCAACTTGGACATTAAGTGCAGAATCTCTTCAAGTATATTAATATTGGGTGATCATACAGGaatcacattatatatatatatatatatatatatattatatatagtatGTGTTCTGTCATTTGTATATCTCTGCCATCATGCCCATGCCACCATGTTTCAGAGACTAGGTCAGATGCTTTAGCAAGACAAGTTTGTTTTACTTGTTTGCTATGGCTAattgaagaaaaagaaaatatggCAAAATATGCTGAACTACTGATTTTGGCCTGCTTTACTGTATGGAAGTCTTATGTATGCAGAAATTAAGCAACAGTATGCAACTGACAAAACTGCTGAATTGTTAAATGTCAGTTTTTTTGGGTGGGGGCTAGTTCTTTGAACTTGTTAGTCATGGTTTTCTTATAAAATCAACGCACATTCCAGACAATGTTTCAAATGCAGTTCCTTCATcagctgaccaatcacagtgctttacTTTACTCTGGTGAATAAGGAGCTCGGCCCAACAGGCTTGTGTGCTGCAGTTTGTGCTACATCAGCATCTTACATATATTGGTTCATTACCTCATCCCCAACACAATATTTTCCAGCTGTCTGCTTCAGGATGAACTCCAGAGCTGCAAAGAATAAATCTTACATGTGAGCTAATTCAGTGTATTAGTCATGTACGTCACAGATGAAAAAGGCATACATGTTCAAATCTTTAGTCGAATTTGAATGAAGAACTCACCTTCAAATCCTCGACTGATGAAATGTTGAGCCCATTGTACCTTATCTGTGCCAATTTTCTGCATCACGTAAAGATTCTGAAAAATTAGCAATTTTTAAAAAGTCATTTTAAATATTGTAATCAATACTATATTATCTCTGAGTTTGACATTTTATGTATCTTATTGACATTTGAATTTAAGAATTTTTTTCTATCAATATCAAAATATAAATTTTAAAGAAATCGGGTACAACACTTTCTAGTTTTCTTGCTTTTTTCTTGTTGTTACCATATTAAGATTTTAACCACCTGGAAAGCACAAATGGACACTGTCTCAGGTCCTAGAAGAGTTACGACAGGAACCACAGTACCAGAGAAGCAGAATGATTTGCACAGTGACTTTCAAGCAAACACACCCATGGGAATTTTTCAGACGCATCCGTATTAGAAATTACATGCTCATCTTTTTTGCTTTTCAATGAATGTATTTTTGCAATGATTAGACATTATATTAAGCAGTGATATTAATGACACactcattttcatgttatttgGGTGTTGAACAATAATTTGGCCAACGATAAAGGTAAAATTACGTGCTACACCTGCATATTTTGAATCTTTTTTGAATGTGTCCACAAAATTTACACACTGGTGTGATCACCACACTTTCATAATGACATATTTTCTCAGACTCTCTTAAGTTCCCCTGGTATTTTGTAGCCCTGTTTCTATTCACACTGGGGCTTAGGTCAGGAATATGATGTTTAGAAGCTGAAACACCATACAATGTAGTACTGCCACAGCATACACAAGTTTGACCAACTTCTGCAATACACAAATACTCTGTACAACCACAAACCACTCACTAGAAGTGCAGTGCTATTATCAGATATGGCCCATTATAATTACAAATAGTAGTTCTGACAAAACATTTCATTCCATGAATGTCGCCTTTTTAATTTTGAAACCACTGTAATGAAACATGCCCATGGTTGCTTTTTGCTAATTAAAGGGGTTTAGTTTACCATAACACTGCTGCAGGCTTTTTCCTGCTGTATCTGCGTGTTCGGACctgtcttttctttttttaggtCTCGCATCCATTCATGATTCCCTAGTCCTACTAAAGACATGCATGCTGATTACATGCGCCCTCACCGCCAGACTAAACCATGTCGACATTTCTCTCATGCGCAGACGGCGATGAGTATAAACCACACAAGATTTTCTGAGGACTGATGTGACTAACACTTTTAGCCTTTGAGCTATTTCCTAGAAAAACCCTCTTTGATTGGGCTTGGCATGGCCAAACCATTTCTGCTTGATGCAGATTTAACATACCTGTAACGGCTGGATCCCTGAAGCGATGAGGTCACAAATCATGCGCACCTTGGCTCTCTGCTTTGGGTCTGCTGGGAGGAGGCGTGGCCCGGGCCGTGTTTCATCAACATACTGAATGATGGCCAGCTGGTTGCATAGTTAGAACAATGTTTTCAACActatttaacacacacacacacacacacacactacaaaacAACTGGACTAATTACTGAATTTTGTAAGCTCTGCATTACATGCATTGACAGAAGAACTTACTGACTGAGACAAGGTCATGCCATCAATGGTAACAGCAGGCACTTGCTGCATTGGGTTTAATGCTTTATACTGAGCTGTGATCTGAAGAGAATATTGAATTAGAGGCACAGGCTACATAAATGGGACACATGGGTTATATATAATAAACAGCTTAAAGGGGAAGTTCAACTTGTTTCACATTTGATGCCTTCATGTTATTTATTGGATGAGTTCGAAGGCAGATTGGACagttttacatttacaattattttttaaagctatttaaaataaaacgGCCCCTATGCACACTGGACTATAGTCGACAGTAAAATACATGTTatgcacactgtacacacatggAATTATTTGTTTTGCCTTCAGTAACCAAAAAATATGAACCacgaagaagagaacagaccaAATAACAGTCTAGAGACTTCATCCACTATGATAATTGGCATTTCATTGTCCATTCTTAAAAgatgttttatttaaattaacatTGACAAATCAATTCATGTACACAGAAAGATACATTTATCTAATTATAATTTACGTTGCCAGTCTAGTAAAATTAGCAGGACATTTTGGAAGATGTACTCATGAATTTCTTATGAATCCACTATGAATCCATCTTCTGCAAGATTCAAGACACAACAGCTGGATCTCATGCATTTCTGTTGTTTTATGTGGAATATGTGGTAATAAAAGATCATAATGCGTCAATGTTGTCTCACTATTTACTAGCATGTTCAGGAAAATAGAAGTTCTTAAAACCCActttaacaaaaaaaatatgATAATTTTGTAAGAGGATATAGTTTCTTTCATTATTACTAAACACAATTCTATAGAAATTTCTTCTTGATTTTCCTCTTTATGTTCTACTTTCTATTCTTTTGGATATGGAAAGTACATTGAGTGTTTTATCAACTTGCTAGAGTCTGCCCCATTTTGAATTTTGATCTTGGCTACAACAATGATGTCAGGCAGAAATAGTTGCAAGCATCCTTTTTTGTAATTATTCAGGAGAGCACCATTTGATTTGCAGACAATGAAACCTTTGGTCCACTTGACATCCCACTTTTGCTGGAATAATTGTCATTGGTGGTGCAAAACAAACATTAGGGCTACTGAAATTGCACAGTGATACAAAAACTGACATACCTAGATAAGGTCTACGAGACATAACAGGTATCAGATGTTTTAAGTAAACTTCCCCTTTAATCTCAACTCAAGCATAACAGTTTTGCTCAGCGTTTTACCTGTTGGCCCCCATCCTTGATGAGGTTCACTGGAACTTGATCGTAATCAATTCCCTTCAGGGCAAAAGCTTTCGACATTGGAACATATCTTTGTTAAGATAATCAGTTTGTTTAAGAATAAATACATATTCAGCAAGGACGTTGGCTCACCTATGCGTACTCTCCATGAGCAAGAACTTCTAAAGTATCCATGAAGCACAGGCTagaaaatgacaaaaacaaatattaatGCAAGAGACAACGTTGTTATTAGAGATAAAAGAAAACTAATCGAGATTAGACCTTAGTTTGAGCAGCCATGATGTGTCATGTAAGCGTATTAGCAGTATTCCCGGTGTGTTGGGGGTAAACCTCTGTCCAAACAGCCAATAAGATGCGACCAAATAACAACTCCTCTCTGCATCATGACTAGTTACACAttcaccagcaccacacaccatgCAATCTAAGCTACTGagtgtattatatattattgtatatataaaacatcatgcatatgcatgtgtgcacCTTATATACTACTGTGACATTACATACTACTATAAACTATGCATTACCTTCATTAAACAGGCGAACGACGTACGCATTACACAACAAACACGTGGCTTGTATAAGGAGTCAGTTTTGGTGGAAAGTTCTGCTAAACCATCCGTCTTGGAAAAATATAATGCTTTGAAGAATTTAAGAACAGGCTATTGCCTTATTATAAAAGTGCAGCTTAAGCTAAGTAGCATGCAAGCTTATTTATGTCTATTATATACAACATAACAGCTTCTGTGTTATCGTTTTATTTGCAAAATACACGTAGCAGTTTCCTCATATTGTTTAGTTAATGATGGACAAGTTCACGGATCCATTACCCAAACCCCGATTGGTTTCTAAGCCTCGCTCGTATAACCAATCAAAACCTACATTCTTACCCGGGGCGGGATCTTCAATATGTGGAATTATCATTGGTTCATTTTTCGCGGGACTTAACCAATTGATGTCCTAGACTTGTGGGAGGTTTATTTTGGTAGCGAATCACCGGTGCCGAGTGTTTCTGACCCGCCCATTTGTAAAGGATAGAGTTAAAGACTGTACTCGCTGGCGTGGCCTTGATCGATCATTTCGGGCTGCACCGACGTCCATCATGGCAGCAACATTAACGCGTTCTCTTGTGAAGAAGAGGGTAAGGACCACGAACCGTGCAAAACACCGTCAGTACAGTGTGGTGCAGGCTGGTGGCGTCTGCAGGGGCAACTGTCAACGTGAATGGAGGATGTAGGACGAGACTTGACCGATACAAGTGTAAACGATCATGTTACGTAGTGCAGAGACTTCGACCCTATCAGCGGTCCATAAGACGGAGCGGTTCTGGTTCAAACCCCCCCAGTAATGCCGCATGACCTAGTGCAATGACCCCCGTCTACCCACAACTGCTCCGAACCTCCTGGTTCCGCAGGTTCAAGTTCCACTGCATGCATACTTCTCGACTTGAGATCATGGGATCGTGCAAGAACGATCCTCGGGACGTTGTGGTTGATCTCACGAGAAATGCTGGTTGAACTTACAAACTTTATTTTTCTATGTTCTAAATGTGTGTCCTTGTTGAATGAAGGTGACTCCATTAGTCGCCTGACTCACTGTAGTGAATGTGTTTCTGCAGGTACCTCTGCAGGTGGGACGTTTGAGTTACTCGTCCTCTGTGGTGAGTGACATTAGTTGGATTTAGTGTCCCTTGTTTTTTAACACCTTTACACTGAATGcatatttgaattaattggcaaGCAGTACCTAAGATGCACTCTAATGGTTTTCAATCACATAATTTCCAGACCATCCATATTTAATGAGGATAGAAGGGAATTTGGTTTCAGATGGACACATTAAATGATTGTCAAACCATACGTGATATCTACATTTGATTTCTCACTTTGAGTTCACATGTTCGTCATCACCCTGGTTGTGTCTTCTTCACCAGGCTGGTCATTTCTCAAATTCTCCTGCTCCTGTTTTGCGTTTGAGCTAATACAACACCGCAGCATTCAGACCTGAGAACCCTGCAATGCCGGTTTAGTCTTAGTAAACTTTCTGAGGTGTGGTAGACCAAAAATATTAATACCAAATTCAGGTTCATATAAGTATCTACTTCAGACTAGTCttgggagaaaaaaataaataaataaatacattagttCATAATGTATAACTAAATTAGTTGCATTCTGTTCGTTTGGTAATGCAGACAGATCTTGACGTGTGGAATCAGTAGGCTGTATCCTTTCTTCCACAGCCCACTACAAAGTTGTTCATTGATGGGAAGTTTGTTGAATCCAAGAGTTCAGAATGGTTGGACATCCACAATCCTGTGAGTACAGCCCGTAAACACGTGTTGATTTCCAAAAAGATTATCTGTACTTCAATTTAAATACTGCAGATTTATGCCAGTGTACATAATGGTCTAATAATCCTAGTCTTGCTACTATACATGGAGGGAGATATACATAAATAATATgaataaaaccctttattaagTAGTTACATGGATTTTgctattttttatttgccttgattatgcaaacacaacacacatccatCTTCTTAGACAAAAATTGAAACATCACTTAAGCCCTAAGCTCTCTGTTCAGTCCTTTGCTTCTGTTAAAAATACACAGTGCACATTTGCTAATATTCTCTGTTGCTTCTGTCTTAGTTCAGTTACTTATTTTTCAATGTCATGTTTGTTCATCAATAGCATAGCGTATAATATGGTGAGTTTATTTATAACAGCTCTGAGGGTTGATGTGCAAGTGCTTGGGTGTTTTTGGTTCAGGACAGAAGACGGCAATAATGTAAGGCAACTTATGAAGAACACAATATGACACATGGGTCCTACGTGTCTGTGCTtgatgtatttgtttgtttctagATGTTGTAATGCTTATGCATCAGTACATTGAGAAGAGTAATGGGCAAATCACACTGATGTACCACAACCACTGTAATGGTGCTTTGTTCACAATAGTAGTCAGATATGGAAGGTGTAGTCACCCATGAAACCTACATACAGTACAGGTATTAATAAAACACCATCTTCAGTAACGGGCTGAAATGGTGCCCTTGGAGAATTGAGGCTGTACTGACTTTGGAGTAAACGACAAAGATGAACTTGTAGCTTGGATCTGTAGAGTTCTGATCTCCTGCTTTGGAAGATACACTAGTTTGGCACTTGGGACAATCGGGTGTTCTTGTGCAGTTTAATCATGGTTTAATCCCATTAACTCTGTAGGCTAGTCTCGGACATATAGATTAAACCTTGTTATGAGTTAAAGTGTACGTCCAGTTGTGAATTACCACTGGAGATTATTTTTGGCCAAGACTTGGGCCTAATGTGAGCCTTGGATACTAGTAATCAGCTGTTTCAATTGTTGCGGAGCATATTAGATTCTAGAGCAATCTAATACATACTAGCAGTCACAAAAGGAttatctgcagtgtgtgtgtgtgtgtgtgtgtgtgtgtgtgtgtgtgtgtgtgtgtgtgtgtgtgtgtgtgtgtgcgcgcgtgcgtgcgcccACGCTCAGGCCACTAACGAGGTGATTGGCCGAGTGCCCAAGGCCACGCAGGAGGAGATGCTGGCTGCTGTGAACTCCTGCTCACGCTCGTACCAGTCCTGGTCTGATACTTCCATCCTGACCCGCCAGCAGATCTTCCTCCGCTACCAGCAGCTCATTAAAGACAACATCGTAAGTATTGTGTGCATCGTATGTATTGTCTACATTGCAGCGCGGACCTTTTTCGGACATTTTGATTCAAAACTCTGTGCCTCATTCTTTTGCTGGGGAGAACtcactcacatgtgtgtatttgtctcATGGTGCAGAAAGAGCTTGCTAAGGAGATCACGCGGGAGCAGGGTAAAACGCTGGCAGATGCAGAGGGCGACGTGTTCAGAGGGCTGCGTGAGTCTTCACCTTCATCTTTCAAACTGCTTCCTCTAGCGTCCCATCCACCTGTGTTATAGGTTAACTTAATGTAAGCCTGTAGCTGTGGGAGACGAGGATGTCAAATGTTGTTTTAAGTTTACAGTGTCAGTTCTGTGCAGTGTAGGCAGCAGTAAATCGACCAACGTCCAACGTTGTGTGTCTGCCCCCCCCGTTTCCCTGATCACAGAGGTGGTGGAGCACACCTGCAGCATCACCTCCCTCATGCTGGGCGAGACGCTGCCCTCCATCACCAAAGACATGGACACCTACACCTACCGGCTGCCCATCGGGGTGTGTGCCGGCATCACCCCCTTCAACTTCCCCGCCATGATCCCCCTCTGGATGTTCCCCATGGGCATGGTGTGCGGAAACACCTACCTGCTGAAGCCGTCCGAGCGCGTGCCCAGCTGCGCCATGATGCTGGCTAAGCTCCTGCAGGACGCGGGCGCCCCGGACGGCACCCTCAACATCATCCACGGCCAGCACGATGGTACGGGCCAGATGCTCACTGGGCAGTACTGAGAAATTCCCTGGTTTGCTGGCTAACTGGTTTTGCGTTCAGGTAGCTcagcaacttaaaaaaaaatacttgtTGAGACTTTAATCAAAATTATTGCATGATGGAGGCCCGTTGCAGTTGTGAGTTAACTGTTTTGGGAGTAAGTGTAtcttgtgtttctgtttttgtaCTGGGGGGTGCATGTTGACTCTGTGCATCCTCAATGGGGTCCATGTGAGGGTcgttgtgtgtgcagtgtttggTTCTGGTCTGTTTTCTGCAGCTGTGAACTTCATCTGTGATAATCCGGCGATAAAGGCGATCAGCTTTGTGGGCTCCAACCAGGCAGGAGAATACATCTACGAGAGAGGCTCCAAGAACGGCAAGAGGGTGCAGTCCAACATGGTCAGTGCTGCGTCTCTGTGCTCACGTCCCTTAGGTTAAACACACCGTCGGTAGGGAAAGTTCTGGAAGGGACAGAATACACGACCAACTGGCACATGTGCACAACAGCTTGGGCATAACTTGATCTCTCTCCTCATCATAATGTAGGACCATTGAAATACATAGAACTTTGGCCCCATTTTGCTGGCCTGTCCACATGAATCTTAGAGTTCCTGCCAGATGGTGGCAGCATCAGTTAGGAAATGGAAGACGTTCCCTCCAGCCATTTGATCCACCAAGGCGTAGCACGTCTGTGTCATGTCTGATTTCAGCGCTTGGTGAGGAAATTGGGAATGACTTTAACTGTACGTACAAGTGCACAAACCGAATGTTCAAATGAGTAAATTCAGAACAGATATTGCAAATTGGACATGGAACCAGCAGTCAAAAATAATGAGCAGTTTCAAAAATGATGGAAAGCAGTAAATGGTCATATTTCCCTATAAATAGTTGCAAAGTGAGTCGGCAGTATTTTCAGCACTTTTTTATGTGTTTAAATTGAAATGGCTTAATGTCATTGTCATAATGTTTcttaataaaattatttatatagGATGCATATTTTTTCATCATGTGGTTGATGAATGACAAAACATAGTgcagttttatttttaaagttggAGTTTTAAATGATGTTCAAGGGTATTCTTATTGCAAGCACATCAAATGCAGTTGAGGTCTGTAGATTACTTTTGCCACAGACACATACTCAGAAAGGTCGGGTATCTTGTGCAGAACAACTACAAGTGTTGAACAGAACTTCCTGCTAATGCCTAATATAGTTTTAACAAAGAAAGCTGCATTTAGATCACACGACCATCACGGTTTGGATGAAGGCacaaaaaacacaatacaacagATGGCGTGGACTTCAAGCTTGCCTCTGtgccaaaacacacaaacagaaatgtGATTGATGTCTTCTGCCCTGAAGCTAACCGCAGGATTGATGGCATTTGTGTCCAATGATTCTGGATAGGGGGCAAAGAACCACGGTGTGGTGATGCCCGACGCGAACAAGGAGAACACTCTGAACCAGCTGGTGGGCGCGGCGTTCGGGGCGGCGGGCCAGCGCTGCATGGCTCTGTCCACGGCCGTGCTTGTCGGGGAGGCCCGCGGCTTGCTGCCCGAGCTGGTGGAGCGCGCCAAGAAGCTGCGCGTCAACTCAGGTACTCGCACCCCCGCCGgctgcctgcagggggcgccgtCCGCCTCGCTGGCTAACTCGGGTCTTGGGCCGAATGGCGGTGTACTCGTGTGCCTCGCTTCATGCGCTGTTTGCGCTGCTTCCAATAAGCGAGGCTGTTGGACACTTCTGCTCTTCAGACCTTCGACATGTTCTGTGCGCGTTTTCTCTACATTTGCCGATTAGCTTTCCACTGCTTTCCTCAGTGACCTGCTTTCTCATTATCTGCTTTCAgccctctttcactctcttccCCATGTCATCTTTTCTTCATGCTATGGGTTTCATCCCTCTCGATGTGTCCCGTTAGACCACCCAGGCCCTGATGACCGCAGCTCTCCCCGAGCACCTCCGCTCCAGATCCAGCCCGGCCCGAGGGGGAGCGGCGCAGTTAAACTCGTTCATGCCGCAAATTTGAAACCCTGTTTGTGGTGCGGGCAGATCAGACAGCGGCGCGGGCTGTCAGAATGTTTACAGCAACTGAAAGATGAAATTTAATGTATGCTGAAGCGCTGGGCTGTGGTGCAGTGGCTCCACCAAAACCCCAGAGCAGGCCTCAGAGAGCCAGAACCCCAGGGAGCAGAGCGCCATGTGTGCATACCGAGATAGACAGCGAGCATC contains:
- the gstz1 gene encoding maleylacetoacetate isomerase isoform X1 encodes the protein MRTSFACLMKPVLHGYFRSSCSWRVRIAFALKGIDYDQVPVNLIKDGGQQITAQYKALNPMQQVPAVTIDGMTLSQSLAIIQYVDETRPGPRLLPADPKQRAKVRMICDLIASGIQPLQNLYVMQKIGTDKVQWAQHFISRGFEALEFILKQTAGKYCVGDEISMADICLAPQVYNAERFKVDVDQFPTIKQLNETLLELEAFKESHPARQPDTPDDLRI
- the gstz1 gene encoding maleylacetoacetate isomerase isoform X2, with translation MAAQTKPVLHGYFRSSCSWRVRIAFALKGIDYDQVPVNLIKDGGQQITAQYKALNPMQQVPAVTIDGMTLSQSLAIIQYVDETRPGPRLLPADPKQRAKVRMICDLIASGIQPLQNLYVMQKIGTDKVQWAQHFISRGFEALEFILKQTAGKYCVGDEISMADICLAPQVYNAERFKVDVDQFPTIKQLNETLLELEAFKESHPARQPDTPDDLRI
- the aldh6a1 gene encoding methylmalonate-semialdehyde/malonate-semialdehyde dehydrogenase [acylating], mitochondrial translates to MAATLTRSLVKKRVPLQVGRLSYSSSVPTTKLFIDGKFVESKSSEWLDIHNPATNEVIGRVPKATQEEMLAAVNSCSRSYQSWSDTSILTRQQIFLRYQQLIKDNIKELAKEITREQGKTLADAEGDVFRGLQVVEHTCSITSLMLGETLPSITKDMDTYTYRLPIGVCAGITPFNFPAMIPLWMFPMGMVCGNTYLLKPSERVPSCAMMLAKLLQDAGAPDGTLNIIHGQHDAVNFICDNPAIKAISFVGSNQAGEYIYERGSKNGKRVQSNMGAKNHGVVMPDANKENTLNQLVGAAFGAAGQRCMALSTAVLVGEARGLLPELVERAKKLRVNSGDQPGADVGPLISPQAKERVNSLIQSGVDEGAKLLLDGRNIKVKGYENGNFVGPTIISNVTTDMKCYKEEIFGPVLVVLEADNLDEAIKIINKNPYGNGTAIFTTNGAVARKFTHEVDVGQIGVNVPIPVPLPMFSFTGSRASFRGDTNFYGKQGIQFYTQIKTVTSQWKAEDATLKSPAVTMPTMGR